In Marinomonas posidonica IVIA-Po-181, a single window of DNA contains:
- a CDS encoding NAD(P)-dependent oxidoreductase: MNIAILGASGFTGKVLLEKALERGHAIKVLARNPEKLASFGDSIQVIEGDYLNQQAINQVVEGVDVVISTIGAPATRKTSLTANDFADAMTHLVMAMEKGGVKRLINLASAGTRFKGEKVSFIRGVIRLFFSLTAPVVIPAKEKELAIVQQSSLDWTSIRPPLIQDNVPGSLQASVEFLNGNKVDVVQLANFMLDNIDSQDWIKKAPFVISKV, encoded by the coding sequence ATGAATATTGCGATTTTAGGTGCCTCGGGATTTACTGGAAAGGTGTTGCTCGAAAAGGCTTTAGAGCGAGGGCATGCAATTAAGGTGTTGGCGAGGAATCCTGAGAAGTTGGCCTCTTTTGGGGATTCGATCCAGGTGATTGAGGGAGATTATCTTAATCAGCAGGCGATCAATCAAGTGGTGGAGGGCGTCGATGTTGTGATCTCGACCATAGGAGCTCCCGCCACGAGAAAAACGTCTCTCACTGCGAATGATTTTGCCGATGCCATGACTCATCTCGTCATGGCTATGGAAAAGGGCGGCGTTAAAAGGCTCATTAATTTAGCCAGTGCCGGAACCCGATTTAAAGGGGAAAAAGTCAGTTTTATAAGAGGTGTGATAAGACTGTTTTTTTCACTTACAGCCCCTGTTGTTATTCCAGCGAAAGAAAAAGAATTGGCCATTGTGCAGCAGTCTAGCTTGGACTGGACAAGCATTCGTCCCCCCCTCATACAAGACAATGTGCCGGGATCTTTACAGGCCAGTGTCGAGTTTCTTAACGGAAATAAAGTCGACGTTGTCCAACTAGCGAATTTCATGTTGGACAATATTGATTCGCAAGATTGGATTAAAAAAGCGCCCTTTGTGATCTCAAAAGTGTGA
- a CDS encoding SDR family NAD(P)-dependent oxidoreductase — MKTVLVTGGSKGIGLESVLRYTELGYRVVTCSRNESVWINVIEKFPQLKSVDYQVVDISNDTSLEEFFLYIKSQYKYLDIAINNASPALESRGDFCQVDTALLEATFREDFWAHAHCIKHELNLMKEGSTIINISSINGLRPTPNAAMYSAAKHALEGLTRSVALESIKSGIRVNAVAPGVTWTPRWEEQQVESPNIREYVSDAVPIKRFAKVNEIVDAIEFLSSDKASYIVGHTLVVDGGISLA, encoded by the coding sequence TTGAAAACAGTATTGGTTACAGGTGGTTCAAAAGGAATTGGATTGGAATCGGTGCTTAGGTATACGGAACTTGGTTATCGTGTAGTTACATGCTCTCGCAATGAATCAGTCTGGATTAATGTAATCGAGAAATTTCCTCAGCTTAAATCAGTTGATTACCAAGTAGTTGATATATCCAATGATACAAGTCTTGAAGAGTTTTTCTTATATATCAAAAGTCAGTATAAATACCTCGATATTGCTATAAATAATGCTTCACCCGCACTTGAGTCTAGAGGGGATTTTTGTCAAGTGGATACAGCATTGTTAGAAGCTACATTCAGGGAGGATTTTTGGGCGCATGCACATTGTATAAAGCATGAACTTAATTTGATGAAAGAGGGTTCAACAATTATAAACATAAGCTCTATAAATGGCTTGAGACCAACACCAAATGCAGCAATGTATAGTGCAGCTAAACATGCTTTAGAAGGGTTAACACGATCAGTCGCGCTAGAAAGTATTAAATCTGGTATTCGAGTTAATGCGGTGGCTCCAGGTGTGACATGGACGCCCCGTTGGGAAGAGCAGCAAGTTGAGTCACCAAATATACGCGAATATGTATCGGACGCTGTTCCGATAAAGAGGTTTGCAAAAGTAAATGAAATTGTAGATGCAATTGAATTTTTATCATCTGATAAAGCTAGCTATATTGTTGGACATACACTGGTCGTGGATGGTGGTATATCTTTGGCATAG
- a CDS encoding nucleotidyltransferase family protein, whose protein sequence is MTHDDQVKKWIEADKERMAALRIAASLKLDDWCLSAGFVRNLIWDKLHDKAVSTPLNDIDLIYFNPDVTDESVDLSYESRLKSLSHHPWSVKNQARMHQRNHDLPYLSCSDAMSYWVEIETSVGVTLIDNEITIVAPFGLTANFNKTITLNSKRPKPQAFTERVTSKKWCDLWPQLTLIS, encoded by the coding sequence ATGACGCATGACGACCAAGTGAAGAAATGGATTGAAGCCGACAAAGAGCGCATGGCGGCACTCAGAATCGCAGCTTCTTTGAAATTGGACGATTGGTGTCTGTCGGCTGGATTTGTTCGCAATCTTATTTGGGATAAGCTCCATGATAAAGCGGTGAGCACTCCGCTTAATGACATTGATCTGATTTACTTTAACCCTGATGTCACGGATGAAAGCGTTGATTTGAGTTATGAGTCAAGGTTGAAGTCTTTGAGTCATCATCCTTGGTCCGTTAAAAATCAAGCAAGAATGCATCAGCGTAACCATGATTTACCCTATTTATCTTGCTCAGATGCAATGAGTTATTGGGTTGAGATAGAGACGTCCGTTGGCGTGACCTTAATCGATAATGAAATCACTATTGTGGCGCCTTTTGGTTTAACCGCGAACTTTAATAAAACCATCACGCTGAACTCTAAACGACCAAAGCCCCAAGCATTTACCGAGAGGGTGACGAGCAAAAAGTGGTGTGACTTGTGGCCACAACTCACACTGATTTCTTAA
- a CDS encoding alpha/beta fold hydrolase has translation MSNWNLPYTYQYQGRDVKYGIKGEGEPLILVHGTPWSSFNLRHLIRDLSCHYKVYYFDLLGYGESDKSDADVSLGIQNKLLDALVDHWGLDLPFIVGHDFGGTTVLRNHILDKRDYKKMAVIDPVALSPWGSPFFKHIEKHESAFSGVPDYIHSAIVEAYIKTAAYQTLSQETIDGILAPWEGEQGKKAFYRQIAQADSVFTDDFQDKFNAVNAPVLILWGEEDKWIPCEQAYLLQRKITGAKLVIVPETGHLVIEEAPAVLSAEIKAFFES, from the coding sequence TTGAGTAATTGGAATCTTCCTTATACCTATCAATACCAAGGGCGAGACGTTAAGTACGGAATCAAAGGTGAGGGCGAGCCTCTGATTTTGGTCCATGGTACACCTTGGTCATCTTTCAATTTGAGGCATTTGATTCGAGACTTATCTTGCCATTATAAGGTGTATTATTTTGATCTGCTTGGCTATGGAGAATCAGATAAAAGCGACGCGGATGTTTCTCTTGGAATACAAAATAAGTTACTAGATGCGTTAGTTGATCACTGGGGGTTAGACTTGCCTTTTATTGTCGGTCATGATTTTGGTGGCACGACAGTATTGAGGAATCATATCCTAGATAAGCGCGACTATAAAAAAATGGCTGTCATAGATCCTGTTGCACTATCTCCCTGGGGGTCGCCTTTCTTCAAACATATCGAAAAACATGAAAGTGCTTTTTCGGGTGTTCCTGATTATATTCATTCCGCAATAGTCGAAGCCTATATAAAAACGGCTGCCTATCAAACACTATCACAAGAGACAATCGATGGAATATTAGCCCCTTGGGAGGGAGAACAAGGTAAAAAAGCCTTTTATCGACAGATTGCTCAAGCCGATTCCGTTTTTACGGATGACTTTCAAGATAAGTTTAACGCGGTAAACGCACCGGTTCTTATATTGTGGGGAGAAGAAGACAAATGGATTCCTTGCGAGCAAGCGTATTTACTTCAACGTAAAATAACAGGTGCCAAGCTTGTGATAGTGCCTGAAACAGGGCATCTTGTGATTGAAGAGGCCCCTGCCGTGTTATCTGCTGAGATCAAGGCGTTCTTTGAAAGCTGA
- a CDS encoding DHCW motif cupin fold protein, with protein sequence MESLSIPFQTIDWKGVPRTEHQGETGTAYWQTIEFEGLRVRLVEYSENYKADHWCEKGHIVYCLEGEVVNELKDGTKSMLQSGMSYIVSDDLSSHRSITAEKGVKLLIIDGVFLQSNVKQVA encoded by the coding sequence ATGGAAAGTTTAAGTATCCCGTTTCAGACAATAGATTGGAAAGGTGTTCCTCGAACTGAGCACCAGGGCGAAACTGGGACAGCTTATTGGCAAACAATTGAATTCGAAGGTTTGAGAGTTCGACTTGTTGAGTATTCCGAAAACTATAAAGCAGACCACTGGTGTGAAAAAGGGCACATTGTTTACTGTTTAGAAGGAGAAGTGGTAAACGAGTTAAAAGATGGTACCAAATCCATGTTACAGTCTGGCATGTCATACATAGTGTCAGATGATCTTAGTTCCCATCGCTCGATCACGGCTGAGAAGGGCGTTAAGTTACTCATCATTGACGGTGTGTTTTTACAATCCAATGTCAAGCAAGTCGCTTAA
- a CDS encoding glutathione S-transferase family protein, with protein sequence MFKLYYYPNTASLAPHFLLHHVNADYELLFVDKKSNVQKSADYLRLNPAGRIPTLVVNDQPIFESPAICMHICELHPESNLMPPIGHPQRPLFYQWLAFLNNTLQAEIMVRYYPHRHTNDDTTIPNLVAAQDDRIADALSIINDQLEHNEYLLGDSLTACDYFLFMLSEWSLIIERSPLTFENLAAYLKRLCSNPTIKAVCDMEGIDLTPFKSYS encoded by the coding sequence TTGTTCAAGCTTTATTATTACCCAAACACAGCGAGCCTAGCACCTCACTTTTTGCTGCATCATGTAAACGCAGACTATGAACTCTTGTTCGTAGATAAAAAATCAAACGTTCAGAAGTCTGCAGATTACCTTAGACTCAATCCAGCAGGCCGAATTCCGACCTTGGTTGTCAATGACCAGCCTATTTTCGAAAGCCCGGCCATTTGCATGCATATATGCGAATTGCACCCTGAATCAAATTTAATGCCGCCCATAGGTCACCCTCAACGCCCGTTATTTTACCAATGGCTGGCGTTTCTGAATAACACACTTCAAGCCGAAATAATGGTTCGCTATTACCCTCATCGCCATACCAATGATGACACGACGATTCCAAATCTTGTCGCCGCACAAGATGACAGAATTGCGGATGCTCTCTCCATAATCAACGACCAGCTTGAGCACAATGAGTACTTACTTGGTGACAGTCTGACAGCCTGTGATTACTTTCTGTTTATGCTTTCCGAATGGTCTTTGATAATCGAAAGGTCTCCCCTGACTTTTGAGAACTTAGCGGCCTATTTGAAACGACTCTGTTCAAATCCGACCATCAAAGCCGTTTGCGATATGGAGGGCATTGATCTCACGCCATTTAAGTCATATTCATAG
- a CDS encoding serine hydrolase domain-containing protein, with translation MPRIKHKVLIWVACLCTLILVVLVYLIQTGGRDRSRESQPVRFLDITRIGAADSQYLGWDPNGLDEVFGYLATLSSDTLVIVTKGQTVASFGDLKTPYRTHPIRKAFLSALVGQHIGPNSGQIRLDARLQDLGIDDTPQSLTHMQKQATVKHLLKSTSGINHPAAAGGGFVNDTNLRLGVEQNKPGTVWAYNNWDYNALTTIFEERTGWTIAEGFQIGIARPTLMKDFTLNSVSYISEPELSQHKAAAFRMSAGDLIKFGQLYLDNGQMNNQQIIPSSWIDRITTDFTKTGRDDLRWGHGYLWWIPNPETGLPTGSFWAWGLGNQAIFVIPEWETVIVHQSDTTEFLNRFMPMIEEGQEAEAAIEQLVLSCVKRDNRKSEYCIEHRFTTRREFNTLISLIIHARI, from the coding sequence ATGCCGCGAATAAAACATAAAGTTTTGATCTGGGTTGCTTGTCTATGTACATTGATTCTTGTCGTCCTTGTCTATTTGATACAGACAGGGGGGCGAGATCGATCTAGGGAATCTCAACCTGTAAGGTTCCTCGACATCACCAGAATAGGGGCGGCTGATAGTCAATATTTAGGCTGGGATCCGAATGGTCTCGATGAGGTATTTGGTTACTTAGCAACGCTGAGTAGCGATACCTTGGTGATCGTTACTAAGGGCCAGACTGTGGCTTCTTTTGGTGATCTAAAAACGCCTTATCGCACTCACCCTATTCGCAAAGCCTTTCTTAGCGCCTTAGTTGGACAACACATTGGCCCAAATTCTGGGCAAATACGGCTTGATGCAAGATTACAAGATTTGGGTATAGATGATACGCCGCAGTCTCTCACGCATATGCAAAAACAAGCGACCGTTAAGCACTTGTTGAAAAGTACGTCTGGCATCAATCATCCCGCTGCGGCCGGTGGCGGATTTGTTAACGACACCAACCTCCGTTTAGGCGTTGAGCAGAATAAACCCGGTACGGTATGGGCCTATAACAATTGGGATTACAATGCACTTACCACGATTTTTGAAGAACGGACTGGATGGACAATAGCGGAAGGGTTTCAGATAGGAATTGCGCGGCCTACGTTAATGAAGGACTTTACATTGAATTCCGTGTCCTACATTAGTGAACCAGAATTATCACAACATAAGGCCGCGGCATTCCGTATGTCGGCTGGTGATCTGATTAAATTTGGGCAACTTTATCTCGACAATGGACAGATGAATAATCAGCAAATCATACCCTCCTCATGGATTGATCGTATTACGACGGATTTTACCAAGACGGGACGCGATGATTTGAGATGGGGGCACGGTTATTTATGGTGGATTCCAAATCCAGAAACCGGTTTGCCGACGGGGTCATTTTGGGCGTGGGGGCTTGGAAACCAAGCCATCTTTGTTATTCCAGAATGGGAGACTGTGATCGTTCACCAATCTGATACTACTGAGTTTCTGAATCGATTCATGCCTATGATCGAAGAGGGTCAGGAGGCCGAAGCGGCGATTGAGCAATTGGTTCTATCGTGTGTAAAACGCGATAATCGAAAAAGTGAGTATTGCATCGAACATCGCTTCACAACTCGGCGTGAATTTAACACACTCATCTCACTTATTATCCATGCACGCATTTAG
- a CDS encoding DUF924 family protein — MYTDILEFWFEQVDESKWWSKDDAFDQLICQKYSDLHAAANACELYSWRQSAQGRLAEIIVLDQFSRNMFRETPKAFASDSLALALAQEAISLKQDEILSARERSFMYMPFMHSESLKIHQRAEALFKHNGIEASYQFEIKHKQIIEAFGRYPHRNAILGRVSTAAEEAFLQQPGSSF; from the coding sequence ATCTATACTGATATTTTAGAGTTTTGGTTTGAGCAAGTGGATGAATCTAAATGGTGGAGTAAAGACGACGCTTTTGACCAGTTGATTTGTCAAAAATATTCAGACCTTCATGCGGCGGCAAACGCGTGTGAGTTATATTCATGGCGGCAATCTGCACAAGGTCGACTTGCCGAAATCATTGTGTTGGATCAGTTTTCCCGAAACATGTTTCGGGAGACCCCTAAGGCTTTTGCGTCCGATTCGCTGGCGCTGGCATTGGCGCAAGAAGCGATTAGCTTAAAGCAGGATGAGATCTTGAGTGCGCGTGAAAGGAGCTTTATGTATATGCCTTTTATGCACAGTGAATCGCTTAAAATTCATCAGCGTGCGGAAGCGCTGTTCAAGCATAATGGGATTGAGGCCAGTTACCAATTTGAAATAAAACACAAGCAGATCATTGAGGCGTTTGGTCGTTATCCACATCGTAATGCTATTTTAGGTCGAGTCTCAACGGCGGCTGAAGAGGCGTTTTTGCAACAGCCAGGATCTAGTTTTTAG
- a CDS encoding DCC1-like thiol-disulfide oxidoreductase family protein: MKREEILLVYDHECPACHAYCQVIRIRDSVGDLRIVDAREDNAVMEEITSQGLDIDQGMVLKMGGQLYYGADAIHALALIGSRSGLFNRMNYWMFKSKTAAFILYPMLRFCRSILLKLLGKTKINNLNIEGNDKF; encoded by the coding sequence GTGAAACGGGAAGAAATACTGCTTGTTTATGATCACGAATGTCCTGCTTGTCATGCCTACTGTCAGGTGATCAGGATTCGCGATAGCGTGGGAGATTTGCGCATAGTGGATGCAAGGGAAGACAACGCTGTTATGGAAGAGATTACCTCTCAAGGTCTCGACATCGACCAAGGAATGGTGCTCAAGATGGGCGGACAACTCTATTATGGCGCAGATGCCATTCATGCCCTGGCGCTGATTGGCAGCCGATCAGGCCTATTCAATCGAATGAACTATTGGATGTTCAAATCGAAAACCGCAGCATTCATTCTCTATCCCATGCTGAGGTTTTGTCGAAGTATTTTGTTAAAACTACTGGGCAAAACAAAAATCAATAATCTCAACATCGAAGGCAATGATAAATTCTAA
- a CDS encoding oxidoreductase — protein sequence MTFSLKPKNLLDQPFVLPCGAIIKNRLIKSAMSDSLADGEGNPTDRQIRLYERWAEGGVGLSIIGEVQIDPKYPETPGNLVLDPQSNGQALRALTSRASVNDAHIWAQLGHAGALAYQPLSQVKGPSALKIGDFECLGMSEQEVSQLPEMYAKAAKIAKDAGFTGVQIHAGHGFLLSQFLSPLFNRRTDLYGGTVEARSRIIVDILHKLRFTLGDRFPIGIKINSSDQLDGGLTSQEALEVIRILDQTSVDLIEISGGSYFPGAKASSDAASNGPYFVDFAMNARNMTKIPLVVTGGFKTCEQVLKALSAKCADFVGLGRAFILEPELARDWTKGIETQADFPTFKSPPSGGVTAWYTMALSEIANDREREVELDLSMAIQAYEDRDKRRVDRWRAKFQ from the coding sequence ATGACATTCTCATTAAAGCCGAAAAATTTACTGGATCAGCCATTCGTATTACCTTGTGGTGCAATCATCAAAAATCGCCTGATTAAATCCGCCATGTCCGATTCACTTGCAGATGGCGAAGGCAACCCCACTGACCGACAAATTCGCCTTTATGAACGGTGGGCTGAAGGTGGTGTTGGATTGTCCATTATCGGGGAAGTACAAATTGACCCAAAATACCCTGAAACACCGGGGAATCTTGTTTTGGATCCGCAATCAAACGGGCAAGCGTTAAGGGCATTAACCTCTCGAGCTTCAGTGAATGATGCGCACATATGGGCTCAATTAGGTCATGCGGGGGCACTTGCTTACCAACCGCTTAGTCAAGTGAAAGGCCCATCCGCTCTTAAGATAGGGGACTTCGAATGTTTGGGCATGTCAGAACAAGAAGTCTCTCAGTTACCTGAGATGTATGCTAAAGCAGCAAAAATAGCAAAAGACGCTGGATTTACTGGGGTGCAAATCCATGCAGGCCATGGCTTTTTACTCAGTCAGTTTTTGTCACCACTGTTTAATCGTCGAACCGACCTGTATGGGGGTACGGTCGAAGCGCGTAGCCGAATTATAGTCGACATCCTTCATAAGCTTCGATTCACCTTGGGTGATAGATTTCCCATTGGCATCAAGATCAATTCTTCGGATCAACTGGACGGTGGTTTAACATCGCAAGAAGCACTAGAAGTCATTCGTATTCTTGATCAGACCTCCGTTGACTTGATCGAGATCAGTGGTGGCAGTTATTTCCCCGGGGCAAAGGCGAGTTCGGACGCGGCTTCGAATGGCCCTTATTTTGTCGATTTTGCCATGAACGCAAGAAACATGACCAAGATTCCCCTGGTGGTCACTGGTGGTTTTAAAACCTGTGAACAAGTTCTCAAGGCCTTGTCTGCCAAGTGTGCTGATTTTGTTGGATTAGGGCGCGCCTTCATTCTTGAACCCGAACTTGCGCGAGATTGGACCAAAGGAATAGAGACACAAGCTGATTTTCCAACCTTCAAATCACCACCTAGTGGGGGAGTGACGGCATGGTATACCATGGCTTTAAGCGAGATAGCGAATGATAGGGAAAGAGAGGTTGAGCTCGATCTATCTATGGCGATTCAGGCATATGAAGATCGTGATAAACGCCGAGTTGATAGATGGCGAGCTAAATTCCAGTAG
- a CDS encoding LysR family transcriptional regulator: protein MKLSDLDLFIRIAETGSLTATANQLNITPAGVSSALKRLEKQLSVPLFIRSTRQLRITPQGEQFLFHCRQAMHSLEQGRLSALQTQGNMTGTLRLSVPSDLGRNTLLPWLDEFLEIHPLLSIDLTVGDSISDFFLEPVDLALRYGKPEDSAMVSFEIARVKRITCASPDYLSVHGEPATPEELANHHCLLYRRAGRLFNQWDYANSQIQVEGKRVSNDTDIVKRWALAGKGIAYRSLIDIHTELESGQLVPLLTDYSSPPVELHLICPSREQVSPAVMAFREQLRDKLSAMTAE from the coding sequence ATGAAGCTATCAGACTTGGATTTATTTATTCGCATCGCTGAAACAGGCAGCCTAACAGCAACGGCGAACCAATTAAACATTACCCCCGCCGGAGTCAGTTCAGCGCTTAAACGATTAGAAAAGCAACTGAGCGTGCCATTATTTATTCGCAGCACTCGACAGTTGAGAATCACACCACAGGGCGAACAATTTTTATTCCATTGTCGTCAGGCCATGCATAGCCTAGAACAAGGTCGTCTCTCAGCCCTTCAAACACAAGGTAACATGACAGGAACATTGAGACTGTCTGTGCCATCAGATTTAGGTCGTAATACGCTTTTACCCTGGCTAGATGAATTCCTTGAAATACACCCACTCTTGTCAATTGATTTGACTGTAGGTGATTCCATTTCGGACTTTTTTCTGGAGCCTGTTGATCTGGCGCTGCGTTACGGTAAGCCTGAAGATTCCGCCATGGTGTCCTTTGAGATCGCTAGAGTGAAACGAATCACCTGCGCTTCGCCGGATTATCTATCCGTCCATGGAGAACCTGCTACACCAGAAGAGTTAGCAAACCATCATTGCTTGTTATACCGCCGAGCGGGTCGCCTGTTTAATCAGTGGGATTATGCGAACAGCCAAATACAAGTAGAAGGTAAGAGAGTCAGCAATGACACAGACATAGTCAAACGCTGGGCACTTGCCGGAAAAGGCATCGCCTACCGTTCGCTAATCGACATTCATACCGAGTTAGAAAGTGGTCAGCTAGTGCCACTGTTAACGGATTACTCGTCCCCTCCTGTTGAACTGCATTTAATTTGCCCGAGCAGAGAACAAGTGAGCCCAGCGGTCATGGCTTTTCGAGAGCAGCTTAGGGACAAACTGTCCGCAATGACGGCGGAATGA
- a CDS encoding DUF523 domain-containing protein: MEKVLVSSCLVGNKVRYNASCLSIPEPDWRWLQSNVELIVFCPEVSAGLPTPRASAEILSGFGVDVLDGSASVLGNDGVDVTSQFVLGAENALALCQKQQIKYAVLAEGSPSCGSSKIYDGSFSGIKIEGSGVTAALLERKGIKVYNQHAIGELRSALETHN; encoded by the coding sequence GTGGAAAAGGTTTTAGTTAGTTCATGCTTGGTTGGCAATAAAGTTCGATACAATGCCAGCTGTCTCTCAATTCCAGAGCCCGATTGGCGCTGGCTTCAATCAAACGTAGAATTAATTGTCTTTTGTCCTGAGGTGTCAGCAGGTCTGCCTACTCCTAGAGCGTCTGCTGAAATACTTTCTGGATTTGGTGTTGATGTGCTTGATGGTTCTGCGAGCGTTTTAGGTAATGATGGCGTTGATGTCACTAGTCAATTTGTACTTGGGGCTGAGAATGCGTTAGCGCTTTGCCAAAAACAACAAATAAAGTATGCGGTGCTTGCAGAGGGCAGCCCTTCTTGTGGTAGTTCAAAGATTTACGATGGTTCATTTAGCGGTATTAAAATTGAAGGCTCAGGGGTAACCGCGGCATTGTTGGAGCGTAAAGGCATCAAAGTATACAATCAGCATGCGATCGGCGAGCTCCGAAGCGCTTTGGAAACACATAACTAA
- a CDS encoding murein transglycosylase domain-containing protein has product MVNIVLAIPNESATDYIRLRQKWANSSLLDKITQPRVYGPLLMYEKITRLTTLASGSLLIMTLSGCQTALNFDSVDSVKTLTKQIQNADNIDDVKAIAKQAKVSRDLIRADLKAIQALYKNLDQKVNKKWGKDNSQLPDKKKYVKYVNDYQARAIVDFDKGKVRVETVNSRAPKNALIEAVKTTLLTTADPTKTDIFSSSAPNTDGVPFLYPQVLDNEGVLVKYPWRAGRYADYLVSNKLQKNTASGKTIYAVEFDLVEKHEHLRQEKYSKYVIAAANRYKLEPALIYGIIETESSFNPYAVSPANAYGLMQVVPATAGKDVYNLVKKKSGQPSKDVLFSPEQNIDIGSAYLHILQTRYLVKVSNKTSQEYSMISAYNGGTGNVLKTFDSNRTTAMNKINQTSASQVYQLLRYKHPRAESRKYLEKVTKAKKNYE; this is encoded by the coding sequence TTGGTCAATATTGTCTTAGCAATACCGAACGAATCAGCCACCGATTACATTCGACTAAGACAGAAATGGGCAAACAGCAGCTTACTTGATAAGATAACCCAGCCTCGCGTTTATGGACCTTTATTGATGTACGAAAAGATAACTCGCCTGACCACCTTAGCTTCTGGCAGTCTGTTAATTATGACCCTATCGGGTTGCCAAACAGCGCTGAATTTTGACTCAGTAGATTCCGTTAAAACGCTGACGAAGCAAATCCAAAACGCGGACAACATTGATGATGTCAAAGCCATTGCCAAACAAGCGAAAGTCAGTCGCGATCTCATACGAGCAGACCTCAAAGCGATCCAAGCCCTATACAAAAACCTTGATCAAAAGGTGAATAAGAAGTGGGGCAAAGACAACAGCCAATTGCCCGACAAGAAGAAATACGTCAAATACGTTAATGACTACCAAGCACGGGCCATCGTTGATTTTGATAAGGGTAAAGTGCGAGTCGAAACCGTCAACAGCCGTGCCCCAAAAAACGCTCTGATCGAAGCCGTTAAAACGACCCTATTAACCACAGCAGATCCGACCAAAACCGACATCTTCTCCAGCTCTGCGCCCAATACCGACGGCGTACCTTTCTTGTATCCGCAAGTGCTGGATAACGAAGGCGTGTTAGTAAAATACCCTTGGCGCGCGGGGCGCTATGCGGATTATTTGGTGTCCAACAAATTGCAAAAAAACACGGCCAGCGGCAAAACCATTTATGCCGTGGAATTTGATCTGGTTGAAAAACACGAGCATTTACGCCAAGAAAAATACAGCAAGTATGTGATTGCGGCCGCGAACCGTTACAAGCTCGAACCGGCCTTGATTTACGGCATCATAGAAACCGAAAGTTCTTTTAACCCTTATGCCGTCAGCCCTGCTAACGCGTACGGATTAATGCAAGTGGTGCCCGCCACAGCAGGCAAAGACGTGTACAACCTAGTGAAGAAGAAATCGGGGCAGCCCAGCAAAGATGTGCTCTTTTCTCCAGAACAAAACATCGACATTGGCAGCGCTTACCTGCACATATTACAAACCCGTTATCTTGTGAAGGTCAGCAATAAAACCAGCCAAGAATACTCTATGATCTCAGCGTATAACGGCGGCACTGGCAACGTTCTCAAAACCTTTGACAGCAACCGCACCACGGCAATGAACAAAATCAACCAGACCTCAGCCAGTCAGGTGTACCAACTTCTGAGGTACAAACACCCCAGAGCCGAATCACGGAAATACTTAGAAAAAGTCACCAAAGCGAAGAAAAACTACGAGTAA
- a CDS encoding nuclear transport factor 2 family protein, producing the protein MTPQNTMKKYERALASQDWGLVEPLLHKDICVTFSNGTYKGLHEVKSVFESNFASIKNEKYTISNLHWAHISNTSAVCLYEFNWKGMINGELCSGGGRGTSVLIFEDEQWQIMTEHLGLNAS; encoded by the coding sequence TTGACTCCTCAGAATACGATGAAGAAATATGAACGAGCGTTAGCCAGTCAGGACTGGGGTTTAGTTGAGCCTCTCCTGCATAAGGATATTTGCGTTACCTTTTCGAATGGCACATATAAGGGCCTGCATGAGGTTAAATCTGTATTTGAAAGCAACTTTGCTTCCATTAAAAATGAGAAATATACCATTTCAAATCTACATTGGGCGCACATTTCCAATACCAGTGCTGTGTGTTTATACGAGTTTAACTGGAAAGGTATGATAAACGGGGAGTTATGTTCCGGTGGTGGTAGAGGGACCTCGGTACTAATATTTGAAGACGAGCAATGGCAAATTATGACGGAGCATTTGGGACTAAATGCTTCTTAA